The DNA region CCTACAGCAACTTTGTCGGCTTCCCGATTTTCCTGAACGGCACGCGCATCAACGAGGTCGAGGCCCTCTGGCTCAAGAGCAAGGGTGAGGTTTCCGAAGAGGAATACGGCGCCTTTTACAAGTTCCAGGCCAAGGCCTTCGACGAGCCGCTCTACCGTCTCCATTTCAATGCGGACGCGCCCATCACCATCAATTCGCTCATCTTCCTGCCAAGCCAAAACCAGGAGCGCATGGGCTTCGGGCAGATGGACCCCGGGGTGGCGCTTTATAGCCGCAAGGTGCTCATCGATCCCAATCCGGAGGGCCTGCTCCCGGAATGGCTCCGTTTTGTGAAGGGCGTCATCGATAGCGCGGACTTGCCGCTGAATATCTCACGGGAAAGCATGCAGGACAGCGCGCTGGTGAAAAAGCTGGGCGAGGTCATCACGAAGCGCGTCCTCAAAATGCTCGACAAGGAGGCCAAGGACGACGCCGAGAAATACGCCAAATTCTACAAGCAGTTCCAGCGCTTCCTGAAAGAGGGAATCGCGAATGACTTCACCCATCGCGAGGCGCTTTCCAAGCTGCTCCGTTTCCAATCCAGCATGACGGAAAAAGGCGAGCTGACGAGCTTTGCCGAATACGGCGATCGCTCCAAGGAAGAGCAGAAAGAAATCTACTACCTCGTCGGCGCCAGCCGGGAGCAGATCGAAGCCAGCCCGTATTTGGAGGCGTTCAAGGCACGCGGTTTGGAGGTGGTCTTCTTTGACGATCCCATCGATGAATATGTCGTGAACTCGCTAGGAGAGGTGGACGGCAAGAAACTCGTCTCCATCGACCGGGGGAATGTCGAGCTGGAGGAGGCGCCCGTGGAGGGCGAGGCCCTTGAGAAGAAGGAAGTCGACCAGCTCTGCAAGTTCCTAAAAGACACGTTGGGAGAGCGGGTGACCCGCGTCGACAGCGGCAAGCGCCTCGTGGACAGCCCCATTGTGGCCCTCGTGCCCGAAGATGGCATGAACGCCCAAATGCGCCAGATGATGAAGGC from Verrucomicrobiota bacterium includes:
- the htpG gene encoding molecular chaperone HtpG; protein product: MSQETTEKHTFQAEVQQLLDIVIHSLYTDREIFLRELISNASDAMEKLRHVESTEKEIFDPKLSTEINITTDDTAKTITIADHGIGMTREELQENLGTIAHSGTKAFLQALKDKGSNGGDMIGQFGVGFYSAFMVADQVKVYTHSWREEGEHLVWTSDGLSGYEIEEAPGQRRGCRLVLELKDEYAEFAKEEKIKHLIETYSNFVGFPIFLNGTRINEVEALWLKSKGEVSEEEYGAFYKFQAKAFDEPLYRLHFNADAPITINSLIFLPSQNQERMGFGQMDPGVALYSRKVLIDPNPEGLLPEWLRFVKGVIDSADLPLNISRESMQDSALVKKLGEVITKRVLKMLDKEAKDDAEKYAKFYKQFQRFLKEGIANDFTHREALSKLLRFQSSMTEKGELTSFAEYGDRSKEEQKEIYYLVGASREQIEASPYLEAFKARGLEVVFFDDPIDEYVVNSLGEVDGKKLVSIDRGNVELEEAPVEGEALEKKEVDQLCKFLKDTLGERVTRVDSGKRLVDSPIVALVPEDGMNAQMRQMMKAMDENFSESVKVELEINPRHTLIKKLAQTKETNADLAKLVAEQLLDSALMSAGLLEDAKDVVRRNYEIMEKAL